ACGGCGCGACGCCGCTCCACCCGCGTTACCATCCCCACTTCATCGCTCAAAGGAGGTCTCATGCGCCCCCGCTATCGTCTCGTGCCGCATCTCGCCATCGGATTGCTGCTTCTCTGCGGCGTCGTCCTGCTCGGCGCCGACGCCAGCCGTACGACGCCGACGAACATGAACTGGGCGATGAACGCGACGATCATCGAAGCCTGCTCCTGCCCCATGTTCTGCCAGTGCTACTTCAACACGAAGCCGTCGGAGCACATGGTGATGAACGGCGACGCGCATACCATGGAGCACTTCTGCAAGTTCAACAACGCCTTCCGCGTGAACAAGGGCAGCTACGCCGGCACCAAGCTCGACGGCGCCAAGTTCTGGGTGGCCGGAGACCTGGGCGGCGAGTTCAGCACGGGCGAGATGAACTGGGCGGTGCTCACGTTCGACCCGTCGGTGACGCCGGAGCAGCGCGAGGGGATCAAGGCGATCATGGGCCACGTCTACCCCGTGAAGTGGAAGGCGTTCACGGTGGCCGAGGACGCGCCGATGGAGTGGAGCTACACGAAGGACGTCGCGACGGCCAAGCTGGACGGCGGCAAGGCGGCCGAGGTCACGCTGAAGCGCTACCCCGGCAACAGCGAGCAGCCGATCACGATCAACAACCTCAAGTACTGGGGGACCAAGCGGAACAACGGCTTCGTCCTCATGCCGAATGACGTGGAGGCCTACCGCCTCGGAGACAAGGCGTTCGAGTACAAGGGCACGAACGGCTTCATGATCACGTTCGACATCAACAACAAGGACGTGGTCGCCGCGGCGAACTGACCTCGAATCGGAGCGGCGGGCGTCCGCGACCGGGCGCCCGCCGTACATTCTCGCCGGAAGAACAGGAGTTCGCGATGAATCTCGCTTATACCCGCACCCTGTGGGAAGAATTCCGCCTCGTGAACGGCATCACCCTGCGCGTCCTGGAGGCGATCCCCGCCGACAAGATCGACGCCCACCCCATCCCGAACATGCGCACCCCCAAGGAGCTGGTCGTGCACATGGCCGAAACCATGCGCGGGTGCTCGACCGGAGCGATCCAGGGGAAGATCACGAACTTCGAAGAGCACGAGCCGGCGAAAGTCGCCGCGATCACGTCGAAGGACGCGATGATCGCCGCGATGCGGTCGGCCTGGAACGAAGCGGACGCCGCGGTCAAGTCGATGACGGAGTCGCAGGCGACGGCGACCGTCGAGACCCCGTGGGGCTTCAACCCGTGGGGATGGCTCTGCATCCAGATCATTTTCGACGAACACCTGCATCACCGCGGCCAGCTCTTCGCGTATCTGCGCGCGCTGGCCGTGCCCGAGGTTCCCTTCATGTGGGATTTCGCGCACAACGCGCCCGAATTCCGGCCGAATCCGAATCTCCAGCCGGCCTAGGCGCGCCCCTCGCGCGAAGGCGTGAAGGCGTCCGTGACATCGGGGAGGACCCGCACCGGGTCCTCCCCGTTCGCGTTTCTCTGGGCGGCGCAGTTCCTCTCGCAGCTGGGCGACTCCATCTTCCAGGTCGCCTTCATCTGGCTCGTCCTCGATCTGACCGGCTCGAAGACCCTCACCGGGCTGGCGGCGGCGGTGGCCTACCTCCCCTCGCTCCTCTTCGGCATCGCGGCCGGCTTCCTCATCGACCGGTGGAATCGCCGGAGGGTGCTCGCGGGCGCCGATCTCGCCCGCGCGGTGCTCCTCGTGATCGGAAGCGTCCTCCTGCTCCAGGGCCGCCTGAACGCGGCGGGGCTCGCCGGCGTCGCGTTCGGCATGGCGACCGCCTCGGTGCTCTTCAACCCGGCGCGCGATTCGCTGCTCCCCGAGCTGGTCCCCGCGTCGCGGCTTCCGCGCGCCAACGCCTGGGTGCAGCTCTCGCAGCAGGCGGCGTGGCTGGCGGGGCCGCTCGCCGCGGGCGCCGTGATCGCGGCGGCCGGCGTGCGCTCGGCCTTTCCGTTCTGCGCGGTTCTCTTCGGCGCCTCGTTCGGCTTCCTGGCGCTCCTGGGCGCCGCGGTGGGGCGCGCGCATCGCGGCGAGACGCCGCTCCCCGGCCTGCGGCGCGACTTCACGGATGGGATGCGGGAGGTCCTGGCCGACCGCACGCTGGTCCTGCTCCTCCTGCTCACCGCGCTCGACAATCTGTTCATCATGGGACCCGGCCTGATGACGGCGGTGCTCGTCAAGGACACGCTGCACCTGGACGCCAAGGCGTTTGCGGTCGCCGAATCCGCCTACGGCGTGGGGATGATTCTGGGGAGCCTGCTCGTGGGTCGCGTGCTGGGTCCGGCGCGCCAGGGGTGGGTGCTCCTTCTGGCCATCGCGCTGGACGGATTCACCTACGTGCCGCTCTACTTCTGCCGCTCGCTGCCGTTCCTGTACGTCGCACTGCTCCTCCACTCCATCGTGATCCCCTTCATCACGGTGCCGCGCGCAGTGATCCTCCAGCGGATCGTCCCGGCCTCGCGGATGGGTCGCGTCTTCTCGCTGGTCAACTTCACGGTGTTCGGGGTGACCGCGATCTCGGTCGCGATCGCCGGCGCCGTGCTGGACCGCATCACGGCGCCCCAGATGTACGCGATCACGGGGATCTGCGGCGGCCTGACCGGGATCCTCGGGATGGCGTCGCGGAAGCTGCGCTCGCTCTGACCACGGACGCGGCGGCCGGGCGACGGGGCCGTCCGGCGCTCGTCAGCGCCGTCGGCTCAGCAGCGCGTAGAGCGGAAACCCGGTCGCCGCGATCGCGACGCCCGCGGCCGACCGCCATCCGCTCGACACCAGGTCGCTCGCGATGATCGCCAGCGTGACCAGGATGAAGAGGATCGGGGTCACCGGATAGAGCGGGGTGCGGTATCCCGTCCCGTCGCCCGCCTCGTCGTCCCGGCCGGCCGCGTCGCCCTGGCGCCGGCGCACGAAGAGCGCGGCGGTCGTGAGCCCGTAGAAGAGCCAGGACGTGGTGACGAACCATCCCGAGACGTCCTCGAACCCGTGCGCGCACCAGAGCCAGATTCCCGAGAGGACAGCCTGAAGCCAGAGCGCGAAGTCGGGCGTCCCCCGCCCTGAGACGTGCGCCGCGCGGCGCCAGAAGAGCCCGTCGGCGGCCATCGCGAGGGTGACGCGCGGCCCGGTCAGCACCGACGCCGAGATGGTTCCGAACGTGGAGACCGCGACCAGCACGGCCAGCGCGCGGCTTCCCCCCTCGCCCAGGATGCGCCGGATCGCCTCGCTGGCCACCGCCTCGTAGTGGGACACCTCGGCGGGCGAGAGCACGTGAAAGTAGGCGAGGTTGGTGATGACGTAGACGGCGATGACGATCGCCGTGCCGAGCAGAATCGCGATCGGCATCGCGCGGCGGGGGTTCACGATCTCGCCGGCCACGTAGGTCGAGTCGGTCCAGCCGTCGTAGGCGAAGAAGATCGGGATCATGGCGATCGCGAGCGCGAGAAGGAGCGGATGCGACGCGGGGTGCGTCGCCGCCGCGGTGGCCGCCTCTCCGGCGGCGGGACCCCCGTGCGGCAGGAAGAAGGCGGCCGCGCAGAGCCCCAGGATCCCGATCACCTTGAGCGTGGTGAGCA
This portion of the Candidatus Binatia bacterium genome encodes:
- a CDS encoding DUF1326 domain-containing protein codes for the protein MRPRYRLVPHLAIGLLLLCGVVLLGADASRTTPTNMNWAMNATIIEACSCPMFCQCYFNTKPSEHMVMNGDAHTMEHFCKFNNAFRVNKGSYAGTKLDGAKFWVAGDLGGEFSTGEMNWAVLTFDPSVTPEQREGIKAIMGHVYPVKWKAFTVAEDAPMEWSYTKDVATAKLDGGKAAEVTLKRYPGNSEQPITINNLKYWGTKRNNGFVLMPNDVEAYRLGDKAFEYKGTNGFMITFDINNKDVVAAAN
- a CDS encoding DinB family protein, with translation MNLAYTRTLWEEFRLVNGITLRVLEAIPADKIDAHPIPNMRTPKELVVHMAETMRGCSTGAIQGKITNFEEHEPAKVAAITSKDAMIAAMRSAWNEADAAVKSMTESQATATVETPWGFNPWGWLCIQIIFDEHLHHRGQLFAYLRALAVPEVPFMWDFAHNAPEFRPNPNLQPA
- a CDS encoding MFS transporter, which gives rise to MTSGRTRTGSSPFAFLWAAQFLSQLGDSIFQVAFIWLVLDLTGSKTLTGLAAAVAYLPSLLFGIAAGFLIDRWNRRRVLAGADLARAVLLVIGSVLLLQGRLNAAGLAGVAFGMATASVLFNPARDSLLPELVPASRLPRANAWVQLSQQAAWLAGPLAAGAVIAAAGVRSAFPFCAVLFGASFGFLALLGAAVGRAHRGETPLPGLRRDFTDGMREVLADRTLVLLLLLTALDNLFIMGPGLMTAVLVKDTLHLDAKAFAVAESAYGVGMILGSLLVGRVLGPARQGWVLLLAIALDGFTYVPLYFCRSLPFLYVALLLHSIVIPFITVPRAVILQRIVPASRMGRVFSLVNFTVFGVTAISVAIAGAVLDRITAPQMYAITGICGGLTGILGMASRKLRSL
- a CDS encoding amino acid permease, with protein sequence MSAQATPAPTRAGHADALLRRQIGLYAATAVTVGSIVGSGIFRSPHSVAQQLHSVPVMLFAWVLGGVLSMCGSLVLAELAVAHPRTGGLYVFIREAFGDRLGFVFGWASLSVIKPTVIASITTVFAIYFCQALGLSEAARLPVGLAAIFILTLINWLGVKQGAGTQTLLTTLKVIGILGLCAAAFFLPHGGPAAGEAATAAATHPASHPLLLALAIAMIPIFFAYDGWTDSTYVAGEIVNPRRAMPIAILLGTAIVIAVYVITNLAYFHVLSPAEVSHYEAVASEAIRRILGEGGSRALAVLVAVSTFGTISASVLTGPRVTLAMAADGLFWRRAAHVSGRGTPDFALWLQAVLSGIWLWCAHGFEDVSGWFVTTSWLFYGLTTAALFVRRRQGDAAGRDDEAGDGTGYRTPLYPVTPILFILVTLAIIASDLVSSGWRSAAGVAIAATGFPLYALLSRRR